AGCCCTAAGCAGTGGACACAAGCTGTTATGTATTTACTATTGAACAGATAATTAAGAAATGAGCTGAATTCAGAAGAACCTAACATCAAAGTATTAATGACAtgattgaaacaaacaaaaagtatGCTAGTATATCAGAATTGTCCTGGAAACATACATTGAACAAAATGCATTATTTGCCAATTTAGATCTTAATAACCCGCACAGTCTTTTCTTTAATTACAGAACGGTTTCAgttaaaataattgattttttaatgcatccaatatactgtatacagcatatttgtttttttcagtccTCTACTCAGGTTATTTCATAATGAGCTCTTCCCATTCAACAGGCTCAGAACCTGTGATAGACTTATGAGAATTCTATATTTTTACATAGAGAAAACTGAAAATAGACATCAGGATTAAAAAAGGTAGGtgcaatttaatttaacttttacGCTGGCCATCACTCAATTGCAGAATATTTAAATACGTccttttacaaaaaatgaatgaagttaGTGTAACTCAAATAGCAAAAGAGATTTTGAAAAATGGCAGAACTGTAAAATGATGTTATGTTTctgttattacaaaaataaatacattgtttaTGCCATAACTACAAGCAAAGTACCTGGAAAAGTACATGacttgaaataaaaagtaaagtgcTAAAAACTTACTAAAGAAGATGTATTCAGTGTAGCTGCTCCAGATTTTGTCATCTCTATACTGGTTGATAAAAGCAGCAGTCCCTGTAGAATTACAAGCCACCATATGAAAGCCCCCTTCAGACAGCTTGTCGAAAGCCTGCTCTAGGTAAGTAAACTTCAGGTAAAATCGTGAAGTATACTTCTCTGGTGGTCGATCCGGGTCTCTGCTCTCATTTAAAGTTTCACCAAACACTTCTTTTGCCAAGGCAATCCTGCCACACACCATAATCCTAGCCACTCGTCGAAATTTGGCATCAGCTTGGTTGTCTCTCACCATGGTATAAGAGCCTCTGTAGCCTATGGTAATAAATCCTGATCTTTTGTCAAGTGCAGCAGCCCTGGCCAGGTCACTGCTCTGAGAATTTTCTTCAATATCACTCTGGCATCCTTCATCATTCATAGAGCTTTGCTTCGTGACCTTGGGCGTTAGAAGTTTAAGCAGATCATTCAGCTGAAAATATTCTGCCTCTCGCAACAGCCTCTCCTTTTCAGGAAAGTGATCTGGAAGGACCAGTTGTTTGTCCCTTAGGAAATCCAAAATGTACCTGAAGAGGAAGCCATCTCGATCTATGAAGAAACGACCCCGATTGTCCCTGGGTAGTTCTTTCACCTGATTCTTGGTAAACATGCTGTGTAAAGTAGACTCAGGAACGCTAATGAGGGTAGAATGCTTAGTAACATACACCTGTCCTCCTACATTCAGCTCCACTACCTCTGGGAAAGGACTCGACATCTCACTGATgggtaaaatgttttctttcagtGCCATTTCTGATGAAGCAAttaggaaaaatggaaaagcttCTGGGAAAACTGGAGGAGACCCAGCGGCTGCTGCTGGCAGATTAGAAGTTTCTGCTCAGAGAATCTACATCCCTGCTCAAGAGAggaaaaaagcaagcaaaaaaaaaaaattagagtatCAGGTTCCCAAGACTGCACTCAGccttacagagaaagagagagagagagagagagagagaggaaaagcaGAGAGTGAACGAGGCTCacagaggcaaaaaaaaagaaagaaaaaaaaatcactgctg
This genomic window from Polypterus senegalus isolate Bchr_013 chromosome 4, ASM1683550v1, whole genome shotgun sequence contains:
- the LOC120527681 gene encoding BTB/POZ domain-containing protein KCTD8-like is translated as MALKENILPISEMSSPFPEVVELNVGGQVYVTKHSTLISVPESTLHSMFTKNQVKELPRDNRGRFFIDRDGFLFRYILDFLRDKQLVLPDHFPEKERLLREAEYFQLNDLLKLLTPKVTKQSSMNDEGCQSDIEENSQSSDLARAAALDKRSGFITIGYRGSYTMVRDNQADAKFRRVARIMVCGRIALAKEVFGETLNESRDPDRPPEKYTSRFYLKFTYLEQAFDKLSEGGFHMVACNSTGTAAFINQYRDDKIWSSYTEYIFFRPAQRMVSPKQDCEERKPEKIPDKGSESGTSLNELSTSSSETHSEISTPQDNAPCTPQLPPHQPSTLTLDRPSKKASVQWMQPPDKRRNSELFQTLISAPRETNLNKKKVNEKLSAEEEMKQCIQDFKKIKIPEEFPQRKRQWQNELLKKYGL